One window from the genome of Rariglobus hedericola encodes:
- a CDS encoding zinc metallopeptidase, which yields MNSLWYLAILIGPFLFGLYAQMRVHGAYNKNVKILSRGRITGREAADAVMRSAGITNVEIVQVPGQLTDHYDPIHRRLALSELNYNGTSLAALGVAAHEAGHAIQHKVGYAMMNVRQTLAPATQIAAGVSNYVIMGGVLLLTFLKNPLGYQLLVVGAIALAVIVLFQLVTLPVEFDASRRAKAQLVTLGILDKDEMKGANETLDAAALTYIAAFVAALGSLIHVLMILAGNQRRD from the coding sequence ATGAACTCACTCTGGTATCTCGCCATCTTGATCGGTCCGTTTCTCTTTGGTCTCTACGCGCAGATGCGTGTGCACGGCGCCTACAATAAAAACGTGAAGATCCTGTCGCGCGGTCGCATCACGGGTCGCGAGGCGGCCGATGCGGTCATGCGTTCCGCCGGCATCACCAATGTCGAAATTGTGCAGGTGCCCGGGCAGCTGACCGACCACTACGATCCGATCCATCGCCGCCTGGCGTTGTCGGAGCTCAATTACAACGGCACCAGTCTTGCCGCGCTCGGCGTCGCCGCCCACGAGGCCGGTCATGCGATCCAGCACAAGGTGGGCTACGCGATGATGAACGTGCGCCAGACGCTCGCGCCCGCCACGCAGATCGCCGCGGGTGTTTCCAACTACGTGATCATGGGCGGCGTCCTCCTGCTGACGTTCCTCAAAAATCCCCTCGGCTACCAGTTGCTCGTGGTCGGTGCCATCGCGCTCGCCGTAATCGTGTTGTTTCAACTCGTGACGCTGCCGGTCGAGTTCGATGCGAGCCGTCGGGCCAAGGCGCAGCTGGTGACGCTCGGCATCCTGGATAAAGACGAAATGAAGGGCGCCAACGAGACGCTCGACGCGGCCGCGCTGACTTATATCGCGGCCTTCGTCGCGGCCCTCGGCTCGCTGATCCATGTGCTGATGATCCTCGCGGGAAATCAGCGTCGCGACTGA
- a CDS encoding Gfo/Idh/MocA family protein: MTTHKVGIIMNGVTGRMGTNQHLLRSIAAIIAQGGIKLSDEEVIMPDPILVGRSASKLAALAVRAGLPEDRITTNLDTALADPNNIIYFDSTLTGQRPTGVRKAIKAGKHIYCEKPTATTSKEALALYKEVTEAGLKNGVVQDKLWLPGLVKLKWLIDQGFFGKILSVRGEFGYWVFTGEHEKLQRPSWNYRKEDDGGIIVDMICHWQYVIQNLFGDIKSLTCIGATHIPERWDEAGKKYKCTADDAAYATFELHNGAILHFNSSWATRVDRDDLLTLHVDGTHGTAVAGLRDCKAQSLAATPRCTWNPDIDSPIKYKDGWTRVPDQAVYDNAFKVQWELFLKHVVKDEPFPWTLKEGAKGVQLAELALDSWAKRKWVDVPKLA, from the coding sequence ATGACCACACATAAAGTCGGCATCATCATGAACGGCGTCACCGGCCGCATGGGAACCAACCAGCATTTGCTGCGCTCCATCGCGGCGATCATCGCGCAGGGCGGCATCAAGCTGTCCGACGAAGAGGTGATCATGCCCGATCCGATCCTGGTCGGTCGCAGTGCTTCCAAGCTCGCCGCACTCGCCGTGCGCGCAGGTTTGCCCGAGGACCGCATCACCACGAATCTCGACACCGCGCTGGCCGATCCGAACAACATCATCTACTTCGACTCGACCCTGACCGGTCAGCGTCCGACCGGCGTGCGCAAGGCCATCAAGGCCGGCAAACACATCTACTGCGAAAAGCCCACCGCCACGACTTCCAAGGAAGCGCTCGCGCTCTACAAGGAAGTGACCGAGGCCGGCCTCAAGAACGGCGTTGTCCAGGACAAGCTCTGGCTGCCCGGCCTCGTGAAGCTCAAGTGGCTCATCGACCAGGGCTTCTTCGGCAAGATCCTCTCCGTGCGCGGCGAGTTCGGTTACTGGGTGTTCACCGGCGAGCACGAGAAGCTGCAGCGTCCGTCGTGGAACTACCGCAAGGAAGATGACGGCGGCATCATCGTGGATATGATCTGCCACTGGCAGTATGTGATCCAGAATCTCTTTGGCGACATCAAGAGCCTGACCTGCATCGGTGCGACCCACATCCCCGAGCGTTGGGACGAAGCCGGCAAGAAATACAAGTGCACCGCCGACGACGCCGCCTATGCGACGTTCGAGCTGCACAACGGCGCGATCCTTCACTTCAACTCCTCGTGGGCCACGCGCGTGGACCGCGACGACCTGCTCACCCTGCACGTGGACGGCACGCACGGCACGGCGGTCGCGGGTCTGCGCGATTGCAAAGCCCAGTCGCTCGCGGCCACCCCGCGTTGCACCTGGAATCCCGACATCGACAGCCCGATCAAATACAAAGACGGCTGGACCCGCGTGCCGGACCAGGCCGTCTATGACAACGCCTTCAAGGTGCAGTGGGAGCTCTTCCTCAAGCACGTCGTCAAGGACGAGCCGTTCCCCTGGACGCTCAAGGAAGGCGCCAAGGGCGTTCAGCTCGCCGAGCTCGCGCTCGACTCGTGGGCGAAGCGCAAGTGGGTCGATGTGCCGAAGCTGGCCTGA
- a CDS encoding helix-turn-helix domain-containing protein, whose protein sequence is MLAWSPILIQKIEIQALGFVLRKLQLNRHREAEVAEHTHDFTQLILYLSGEGWQTIKGRRRDAHAGDLFVIPAGMPHGFSQQGSSRPLCLVLDYDLETHNRVRSGHRKLPQSTLNELHDLLARVPRKGRLTLSDYPAIIAVIARLLESSPERAAPAGPVPLFERVSTLLRTPAPLAAVAKETGYQPDYLNRKLKRETGVGLRALRDRLRLEAAQKSLRDDATIADAAARAGFDDPNYFARWFRKQTGSTPSDWRRS, encoded by the coding sequence ATGCTAGCCTGGAGCCCCATCCTCATCCAAAAAATCGAGATTCAAGCCCTCGGTTTTGTCCTGCGTAAACTGCAACTCAACCGCCACCGTGAAGCCGAGGTCGCCGAGCACACACACGACTTCACCCAGCTCATCCTGTATCTCTCCGGCGAAGGCTGGCAGACGATCAAAGGCCGCCGCCGCGACGCCCACGCCGGCGACCTCTTCGTGATCCCCGCCGGCATGCCCCACGGCTTTTCGCAACAAGGCTCCAGCCGCCCGCTCTGCCTCGTGCTCGACTACGATCTGGAGACGCACAACCGCGTCCGCAGCGGCCACCGCAAGCTCCCGCAAAGCACGCTCAACGAACTCCACGACCTCCTCGCCCGCGTCCCGCGCAAAGGTCGCCTCACCCTCTCCGACTACCCCGCGATCATCGCCGTGATCGCCCGCCTCCTCGAGTCGTCCCCCGAACGCGCCGCCCCCGCCGGCCCGGTCCCGCTCTTCGAACGCGTGAGCACGTTGCTCCGCACGCCCGCCCCGCTGGCCGCCGTCGCCAAGGAAACGGGCTACCAACCCGACTACCTCAACCGAAAGTTAAAACGCGAAACCGGCGTCGGCCTCCGCGCCCTCCGCGACCGCCTGCGCCTCGAAGCCGCGCAAAAATCCCTCCGCGACGACGCCACCATCGCCGACGCCGCCGCCCGCGCCGGCTTCGACGACCCCAACTACTTCGCCCGCTGGTTCAGAAAGCAAACCGGCTCGACCCCCAGCGACTGGCGACGTTCGTGA
- a CDS encoding PEP-CTERM sorting domain-containing protein (PEP-CTERM proteins occur, often in large numbers, in the proteomes of bacteria that also encode an exosortase, a predicted intramembrane cysteine proteinase. The presence of a PEP-CTERM domain at a protein's C-terminus predicts cleavage within the sorting domain, followed by covalent anchoring to some some component of the (usually Gram-negative) cell surface. Many PEP-CTERM proteins exhibit an unusual sequence composition that includes large numbers of potential glycosylation sites. Expression of one such protein has been shown restore the ability of a bacterium to form floc, a type of biofilm.), translating into MRTLRTSLALLALTCLATFASAVVPLTTFTTVFYADVEGVQTQVGTGILSVAGSYPADGIYDYDPFTNFHMTLTFDGGHVFTEDNFWFSPEYSRLVITGTEFQFTGGPDGEMGGSIDFKNQDNDYISFSNADDPSGYTYLLVINYNGPNPEEHTALFAGPYGPLSIPEPASAALLMGTASLAALVFRRRSVA; encoded by the coding sequence ATGCGAACCCTCCGGACTTCCCTGGCCCTCCTTGCTCTCACCTGTCTGGCCACGTTCGCTTCGGCGGTGGTGCCGCTGACCACGTTCACGACCGTGTTCTATGCCGATGTCGAGGGCGTGCAGACGCAGGTTGGCACAGGTATTCTGAGCGTTGCGGGGTCGTATCCCGCGGATGGCATCTACGACTACGATCCGTTTACCAATTTTCACATGACGCTCACATTCGACGGCGGCCACGTGTTCACGGAGGACAACTTCTGGTTTAGTCCCGAATATTCCCGACTGGTCATCACCGGCACCGAGTTTCAGTTCACCGGCGGGCCCGATGGCGAGATGGGAGGCTCGATTGATTTCAAGAACCAAGACAACGACTACATCTCCTTCAGCAACGCGGATGATCCCAGCGGCTACACCTACCTGCTGGTGATAAATTATAACGGCCCCAACCCCGAAGAGCACACCGCTTTGTTCGCAGGCCCCTACGGCCCCTTGTCCATCCCCGAACCCGCCTCCGCCGCCCTCCTGATGGGCACGGCCTCCCTCGCCGCCCTCGTCTTCCGCCGCAGATCGGTAGCTTAA
- the hsdR gene encoding EcoAI/FtnUII family type I restriction enzme subunit R has product MTKQEKQQLSEIDICDLFITPAIKGAGWDHLTQIRREVTLTPGPVIVRGNMSSRNKKKKKFADYVLLKETGVPIAIVEAKENNYTVSHGLQQALGYAGILNVPSAFSSNGDAFASHNKVPAAGEDIECEFPLPSFPSPDELWKRYKKHRNIKDAEEELVLEPYHLDAYGKEPRYYQSEAINRTLEEIAKGKKRLLLVMATGTGKTYTTFQIIWRLWKAKKAKRTLFLVDRNILADQTLVNDFKPFGSVMTKIKNRKIDPSYEIYLGLYQALTGPDEEDKIFKNVSRDFFDLIIIDECHRGSAADDSAWREILDYFSGATQIGLTATPKETKYASNITYFGDPVYTYKLKQGIEDGFLAPYKVVRYHLDKDLIGWTPPPGMTDDLGKEIEQRTYNQADMDRILVLNQRTKLVAKCVMELLNATDPFSKTIIFCEDIDHAERMRVAITNAAGRLALDNPKYVMRITGDSVEGKAELDNFIDPESKFPVIATTSELLTTGVDAKTCKLIVLDKTINSMTTFKQIVGRGTRIDEEFGKFFFTVMDFKNATELFKDKDFDGDPVVIYEPGPEDPPEPPDPPEPDDDIVEEGPGEYDSKKIHVSGVEVKVLAKTVEYRGDDGRMVTESYCDYSRKHIRKEYASLDEFITTWNASKKKEAIIKELEEYGIELPKLAEEVGKEYGDFDLICHIAYDQPPLTRKERADKVKKRDYFTKYGDKARAVLVALLDKYADEGILTIESPKVLKLTPFNTMGTPVEIINDAFGGKANYESALQDLERELFNQKASA; this is encoded by the coding sequence ATGACGAAACAGGAAAAACAGCAGCTTAGCGAAATCGACATCTGCGATCTGTTCATCACCCCCGCGATCAAAGGCGCTGGATGGGACCACCTCACCCAGATTCGCCGAGAAGTTACCCTCACCCCCGGCCCCGTTATCGTCCGTGGCAACATGTCGTCGCGGAACAAGAAGAAGAAGAAATTCGCTGACTACGTTCTGCTCAAAGAAACAGGCGTCCCCATCGCCATCGTCGAAGCCAAAGAGAACAATTACACCGTCAGCCACGGCCTCCAGCAAGCCTTGGGCTACGCCGGAATTCTCAACGTTCCTAGCGCGTTCAGTTCCAACGGCGACGCGTTCGCCTCTCACAACAAAGTGCCGGCCGCCGGCGAAGACATTGAGTGCGAATTCCCCCTCCCTTCCTTCCCCTCGCCCGACGAGCTCTGGAAACGCTACAAAAAGCACCGGAACATCAAGGACGCCGAAGAGGAACTCGTCCTCGAGCCCTACCATTTGGACGCCTACGGCAAAGAACCCCGCTACTACCAGAGCGAGGCCATCAACCGCACCCTGGAGGAAATAGCCAAGGGCAAGAAACGGCTCCTTCTGGTCATGGCCACCGGCACGGGCAAAACCTACACGACCTTTCAAATCATTTGGCGGCTCTGGAAGGCCAAGAAGGCCAAACGCACTCTCTTCCTCGTCGATCGCAACATCCTCGCCGACCAGACCCTCGTTAATGACTTCAAGCCGTTCGGTTCGGTGATGACCAAGATCAAGAACCGCAAGATCGACCCTTCCTACGAAATTTACCTCGGCCTCTACCAAGCCCTCACCGGACCCGACGAAGAAGACAAAATCTTCAAAAACGTTTCTCGCGACTTCTTTGACCTCATCATCATCGACGAGTGTCACCGTGGCAGTGCCGCAGATGATTCTGCTTGGCGCGAAATCCTCGATTACTTCTCCGGCGCCACTCAGATCGGCCTCACCGCCACGCCCAAAGAAACCAAATACGCCTCCAACATCACTTACTTTGGAGACCCTGTATACACCTACAAATTGAAGCAGGGCATCGAAGACGGCTTCCTCGCTCCTTACAAAGTAGTCCGTTACCATCTCGATAAAGACCTCATCGGCTGGACGCCCCCGCCCGGCATGACCGATGACCTCGGCAAGGAGATCGAGCAGCGCACTTACAACCAGGCCGATATGGACCGCATCTTGGTTCTCAACCAACGCACCAAGCTGGTCGCCAAGTGCGTCATGGAACTGCTCAACGCCACGGACCCGTTCTCGAAGACGATCATCTTCTGCGAAGATATCGATCACGCCGAGCGCATGCGTGTCGCCATCACCAACGCCGCCGGCCGTCTCGCCCTCGATAATCCTAAATACGTCATGCGCATCACCGGCGACAGCGTGGAGGGCAAGGCCGAGCTTGATAACTTCATCGACCCCGAGTCCAAGTTCCCCGTCATTGCCACGACCTCCGAGCTGCTCACCACCGGCGTCGACGCCAAGACCTGCAAACTCATCGTTCTGGATAAAACCATCAACTCCATGACCACGTTCAAGCAGATCGTCGGTCGTGGCACTCGCATTGACGAAGAATTCGGCAAATTCTTCTTCACTGTGATGGATTTCAAGAATGCCACAGAGCTCTTTAAGGATAAAGACTTCGACGGCGACCCCGTCGTAATTTACGAGCCCGGCCCAGAAGACCCTCCCGAACCACCCGACCCGCCCGAGCCCGATGATGATATCGTCGAGGAAGGCCCTGGAGAATACGACTCCAAGAAAATCCACGTCAGCGGCGTAGAGGTCAAAGTCCTCGCCAAGACGGTCGAATACCGCGGCGACGATGGCCGCATGGTCACCGAGTCTTACTGCGACTACAGCCGTAAGCACATTCGTAAGGAATACGCCTCGCTCGACGAATTCATCACCACATGGAACGCCTCCAAGAAAAAGGAAGCCATCATCAAGGAGCTTGAGGAATACGGTATCGAGCTGCCCAAACTTGCCGAGGAGGTCGGCAAGGAATACGGCGACTTCGATCTGATCTGCCACATCGCCTATGACCAACCGCCGCTCACCCGAAAAGAGCGGGCCGACAAAGTCAAAAAACGCGATTACTTCACCAAATACGGCGACAAGGCCCGCGCCGTCCTCGTAGCCCTCTTGGATAAATACGCAGACGAGGGCATCCTCACCATCGAGAGCCCCAAGGTTCTCAAACTCACCCCGTTCAATACGATGGGCACGCCCGTCGAGATCATCAACGACGCCTTCGGCGGCAAAGCGAACTACGAAAGCGCCCTGCAGGACCTCGAGCGCGAACTCTTTAATCAAAAAGCATCAGCATGA
- a CDS encoding type I restriction-modification system subunit M — protein sequence MSNVSGVIKSIQDIMRKDVGVDGDAQRISQLVWMFFLKIYDDREAEIELLEDDYTSPLPEHLRWRNWAADSEGMTGDELSDFVNLQLFPTLKLKLTLEGPNGKRAQVIRNVFEDAYNYMKSGTLMRQVINKISEINFNNTEDRHTFGSIYEQILKDLQSAGNAGEFYTPRAVTQFIVNRVDPKLDEIVLDPACGTGGFLACTIDHKRKNYRKSPQDEEALIESIHGVEKKALPHMLCTTNMILHGIDTPTNIRHGNTLARPYTAYTDKDRVHVIVTNPPFGGTEEDGIENNFPATFRTRETADLFMALIIKLLKNHGRAAVVLPDGFLFGEGMKTRLKQDLVEKCNLHTIVRLPNGVFAPYTGIKTNILFFTKKPESEQPATSHIWFYEHPYPEGVTSYNKTKPMRFEEFQPEIDWWGDEADGFKARVENEQAWRVSIDQIKAGNYNLDLKNPHTTVESHGEVDELLPKYEDLLRDIANTRARLKNELQRALTATAGSAE from the coding sequence ATGAGCAACGTAAGCGGAGTCATTAAATCTATTCAGGACATCATGCGAAAGGACGTCGGCGTCGATGGCGATGCCCAGCGCATCAGCCAGCTCGTCTGGATGTTCTTCCTTAAGATCTACGACGATCGCGAGGCAGAGATCGAACTCTTGGAGGACGACTACACCTCGCCCCTCCCCGAGCACCTACGCTGGCGCAATTGGGCCGCTGATTCCGAGGGTATGACCGGCGACGAGCTCAGCGACTTCGTCAACTTGCAGCTCTTTCCCACCCTCAAGTTAAAGCTAACCCTGGAAGGCCCGAACGGCAAACGAGCCCAAGTCATCCGCAACGTCTTCGAGGATGCCTACAATTACATGAAGTCCGGCACGTTGATGCGCCAAGTCATCAACAAGATCAGCGAGATAAACTTCAACAACACCGAAGACCGCCACACCTTCGGCAGCATCTACGAGCAAATCCTCAAGGACCTGCAAAGCGCCGGCAACGCGGGGGAATTCTACACCCCGCGCGCCGTCACCCAGTTCATCGTCAACCGCGTGGACCCGAAGCTCGACGAGATCGTGCTCGACCCCGCCTGCGGCACCGGCGGCTTCCTCGCCTGCACCATCGACCACAAGCGCAAGAACTATCGCAAATCGCCGCAAGATGAGGAGGCCCTCATCGAGAGCATCCACGGCGTCGAGAAGAAGGCCCTGCCCCACATGCTCTGCACGACCAACATGATCCTGCACGGCATCGATACGCCGACCAATATCCGCCATGGCAACACCCTCGCCCGCCCCTACACGGCCTACACCGACAAGGACCGCGTCCACGTCATCGTCACCAACCCGCCCTTCGGCGGCACTGAGGAGGACGGCATCGAGAACAACTTCCCCGCCACCTTCCGCACCCGTGAGACCGCCGATCTCTTCATGGCGCTCATCATCAAGCTGCTGAAAAACCACGGCCGCGCCGCCGTCGTCCTGCCCGATGGCTTCCTCTTCGGTGAGGGCATGAAGACCCGCCTCAAGCAAGACCTCGTGGAGAAGTGCAATCTCCACACCATCGTCCGCCTGCCCAACGGCGTCTTCGCGCCCTACACCGGCATCAAGACCAACATTCTCTTCTTCACCAAAAAGCCCGAGAGCGAGCAGCCTGCCACCTCGCACATCTGGTTCTACGAGCACCCCTACCCGGAAGGCGTCACCAGCTATAACAAGACGAAGCCGATGCGCTTCGAGGAGTTCCAGCCCGAGATCGATTGGTGGGGCGACGAGGCCGACGGCTTTAAGGCCCGCGTGGAAAACGAGCAGGCTTGGCGCGTCTCCATCGACCAGATCAAGGCCGGCAACTACAACCTCGACCTCAAGAACCCGCACACAACCGTCGAGAGCCATGGAGAGGTCGACGAACTCCTGCCCAAATACGAAGACCTACTTCGAGACATCGCCAACACCCGCGCCCGGTTGAAAAACGAACTCCAACGCGCCCTCACCGCCACCGCCGGTTCCGCCGAATGA
- a CDS encoding restriction endonuclease subunit S, with product MKLETFFEKFDLFADAPDAVPKLRELVLDLAIRGGLVRNISEEPAISYMSVEDATPINTNKVPSNWRVVLLADAIKNRSGNSKLIKGKLHEAPAPGLFQGFSASGADVWCDNFEHEGQAIIISAVGARCGKAFKAAGKWSAIANTNITRPDSSLLDFDFAYLVLNNEHFWVRGGSAQPFVKFPPSLDRHFALPPLAEQKRIVAKVNELMALCDRLALQQQERETRHAALARASLSRFAAAPTPASLNFIFHPSYHVSPADLRKAILTLAVQGKLVLQDPNDEPAEKLLARLARDHTPEQSRNQASPLPPVPVDALQYEVPESWAWARFRDVAIIASNLVKPDEFLAFTHLAPDNIEKGNGVLLPCRTVREDEVISSNHRFFPGQIVYSKIRPNLAKVVVVDFEGLCSADMYPIDALIDASYLWRYMLSASFLAQAVKTDTRVAMPKINQTELNAIAVPVPPLAEQRRIVAKVEQLMALVDALEQHLAASRSTAGNLLSYLVAELTGTPRNGKVSKPAVSGTGRRGRPRKSA from the coding sequence ATGAAGCTGGAGACGTTTTTCGAAAAGTTCGACCTGTTCGCCGACGCGCCCGATGCGGTGCCGAAGTTGCGTGAGCTGGTGCTGGACCTGGCAATTCGCGGCGGTCTGGTGCGCAATATTTCAGAAGAACCTGCGATTTCTTACATGTCCGTAGAGGACGCGACGCCAATAAACACCAATAAGGTCCCGTCAAATTGGCGCGTGGTGCTACTGGCAGACGCCATCAAAAACCGGAGCGGCAACAGTAAGCTAATCAAAGGAAAGCTTCACGAAGCTCCCGCCCCGGGGCTCTTCCAAGGATTCAGTGCTTCCGGAGCAGACGTTTGGTGCGACAACTTCGAGCACGAAGGCCAAGCAATCATCATATCCGCGGTTGGCGCGCGCTGCGGAAAGGCATTCAAGGCGGCAGGAAAGTGGAGTGCGATAGCCAACACGAATATCACGCGTCCCGATTCCTCGCTGTTGGACTTTGATTTCGCCTACTTGGTTTTGAACAACGAACATTTCTGGGTGCGAGGCGGCTCGGCCCAGCCGTTCGTGAAGTTTCCTCCTTCGCTCGATCGGCACTTTGCCCTCCCGCCCCTCGCCGAACAGAAGCGGATCGTGGCGAAGGTGAATGAGTTGATGGCCTTGTGTGATCGGCTGGCTTTGCAGCAGCAGGAACGGGAAACACGACACGCCGCGCTAGCTCGCGCGTCGCTGTCCCGCTTCGCCGCCGCGCCTACGCCTGCGAGCTTAAACTTCATCTTTCATCCGTCCTACCACGTTTCCCCCGCCGACCTCCGCAAAGCCATCCTCACCCTCGCCGTCCAAGGCAAACTCGTCCTTCAAGACCCCAACGACGAACCGGCGGAGAAGTTGCTCGCACGCCTCGCGCGCGATCACACTCCCGAACAAAGCCGCAACCAAGCCTCACCACTCCCGCCAGTTCCGGTTGATGCATTACAATACGAAGTTCCTGAGAGTTGGGCATGGGCTCGCTTCCGTGATGTAGCGATTATCGCTTCAAATCTCGTGAAGCCTGATGAGTTCTTGGCCTTCACGCACCTCGCTCCAGACAACATCGAAAAAGGAAATGGCGTGCTCCTGCCATGTAGGACCGTGCGAGAGGACGAAGTTATCAGTTCGAATCACCGGTTTTTTCCAGGGCAAATCGTGTATTCGAAAATCCGCCCCAACTTGGCCAAGGTCGTAGTCGTAGACTTCGAGGGGCTGTGCAGCGCTGACATGTATCCCATTGATGCGCTCATAGACGCATCCTATCTCTGGCGTTACATGCTCTCGGCGTCGTTCCTCGCGCAAGCGGTGAAAACAGACACGCGAGTCGCAATGCCGAAGATCAATCAGACGGAACTGAACGCGATTGCAGTCCCTGTTCCACCCCTCGCCGAACAACGCCGGATCGTGGCCAAAGTAGAGCAACTGATGGCCTTGGTGGACGCGTTGGAACAACACCTCGCCGCCTCCCGCTCCACCGCCGGAAACCTCCTCTCATACCTCGTCGCCGAACTCACTGGCACTCCGCGCAACGGCAAAGTCTCGAAGCCAGCCGTCTCTGGCACCGGTCGCCGCGGTAGACCCCGCAAGTCGGCATAA